The Haloplanus sp. CK5-1 genome contains a region encoding:
- the larC gene encoding nickel pincer cofactor biosynthesis protein LarC has translation MQTVAFDGRMGASGDMVCAALVDAGADPDVLDRVSDALDVRYAVGSTTRAGVTATTVDVLVEVGDDNHDHDHTHSHDHDHDDHEHTHAEGVGPRRTYSEVVEVVEGMGLPPAVQRDALATFRRLGEAEAAVHGTDLEDTHFHEVGADDAIADVVGACLLLADLDPDRVVTTPVSVGAGTVSMSHGSYPVPAPAVAELVADADWSIRGGPVDRELLTPTGAAILAEVADGVDHLPSLDVDTVGYGAGDADVQGHPNALRVLVGDGGGLRRESIAVLETNLDDATPETLGSLQETLGDAGALDVSVLPATMKKSRPGHLVKVVARPEDAERVARRLAEETGTLGVREGSAGHRWVADRSVETVTIDIEGDAYEVRVKVASDAEGAVYDRSAEYDDALAVASETGLTVREVRRRAEAASEGE, from the coding sequence ATGCAAACGGTCGCGTTCGACGGACGGATGGGGGCGAGCGGCGACATGGTCTGTGCGGCGCTGGTCGACGCCGGGGCCGATCCGGACGTCCTCGACCGCGTGTCGGACGCACTCGACGTGCGCTACGCCGTCGGGTCGACGACCAGAGCGGGCGTGACCGCGACGACCGTCGACGTCCTCGTAGAGGTCGGGGACGACAATCACGATCACGATCACACGCACAGCCACGACCACGATCACGACGACCACGAACACACGCACGCCGAAGGGGTCGGTCCCCGACGCACCTACTCGGAGGTCGTCGAGGTCGTCGAAGGGATGGGCCTCCCACCCGCGGTCCAGCGGGACGCACTCGCGACCTTCCGTCGCCTCGGCGAGGCGGAGGCGGCGGTCCACGGGACCGACCTCGAGGACACGCACTTCCACGAGGTCGGGGCGGACGACGCCATCGCCGACGTGGTTGGGGCGTGTCTCCTGTTGGCCGACCTCGACCCCGACCGCGTCGTGACGACCCCGGTGTCGGTCGGCGCCGGGACGGTGTCGATGAGCCACGGGAGTTACCCCGTGCCCGCGCCGGCGGTGGCCGAACTCGTCGCGGACGCGGACTGGTCGATCCGGGGTGGACCGGTCGATCGGGAACTCCTCACGCCGACGGGGGCGGCGATCCTCGCGGAAGTCGCGGACGGCGTCGACCACCTCCCGAGCCTCGACGTCGACACCGTCGGGTACGGGGCCGGTGACGCGGACGTGCAGGGGCACCCGAACGCCCTCCGCGTCCTCGTCGGCGACGGCGGCGGCCTCCGTCGGGAGTCCATCGCCGTCCTGGAGACCAACCTCGACGACGCGACGCCCGAGACCCTCGGGAGCCTCCAGGAGACGCTCGGCGACGCGGGCGCACTCGACGTGTCGGTCCTGCCGGCGACAATGAAGAAGTCCAGACCGGGCCACCTCGTGAAGGTCGTCGCCCGCCCGGAGGACGCCGAGCGGGTGGCGCGGCGACTCGCCGAGGAGACGGGGACCCTCGGCGTCCGCGAGGGGAGCGCCGGCCACCGGTGGGTTGCCGACCGCTCGGTGGAGACGGTGACGATCGACATCGAGGGCGATGCCTACGAGGTCCGGGTGAAGGTGGCATCCGACGCCGAGGGTGCGGTGTACGACCGGAGCGCGGAGTACGACGATGCACTGGCCGTCGCGAGCGAGACGGGACTGACGGTTCGGGAGGTCCGGCGACGGGCGGAGGCGGCGTCCGAGGGCGAGTAG
- a CDS encoding CDC48 family AAA ATPase gives MNEVQLEVAKAYPNDSGRGIARLDPDTLLHLKLSPGDIIEIEGADRTAAKVWRADRQDWNTDTVRIDGFTRQNADVGIGERVTIRKAEATKADKLVLAPPEEASVQFGSDAAGMVKRQILKRPVVERDIVPVMSSTNHPFMRSPGQAIPLIAVETDPDGVCLITEDTEVELREEPISGFEKTGGGITYEDIGGLQNEIQRVREMVELPMKHPQIFKKLGIEPPQGVLLHGPPGTGKTLLAKAVANETSASFFSIAGPEIISKYYGESEQQLREIFEDAKDESPSIIFIDELDSIAPKREDVTGEVERRVVAQLLTMMDGLETRGQVIVIAATNRVDSVDPALRRPGRFDREIEIGVPDEAGRKEILQIHTRGMPLSDDVSLDHLADETHGFVGADIESLTKEAAMKALRRYLPEIDLDEEDIPPSLIDRMIVKRQDFGGALNEVEPSAMREVLVELPKITWDDVGGLEDPKQNVKEAVEWPLSSPEKFDRMGIDPPKGVLLYGPPGTGKTLMAKAVANETNANFISVRGPQLLSKWVGESEKAIRQTFRKARQVAPTVIFFDELDSLAPSRGNEVGNNVSERVVNQLLTELDGLEEMGNVMVIGATNRPDMIDPALLRSGRFDRLVFIGEPEMEGREQILKIHTGDSPLAPDVSLREVAEITDGYVGSDLESIAREAAMVALREDDDAEHVEMRHFRQAMENVRPTITDEIMDYYERIEEQFKGGGGGEGLAGRGSGGRIGFQ, from the coding sequence ATGAACGAAGTCCAACTCGAAGTGGCGAAGGCGTACCCGAACGACTCGGGACGCGGTATCGCCCGGCTGGACCCCGACACGCTGCTCCACCTGAAGCTGTCGCCCGGTGACATCATCGAGATCGAAGGGGCGGATCGGACGGCGGCGAAGGTGTGGCGTGCCGACCGGCAGGACTGGAACACGGACACGGTCCGGATCGACGGGTTCACCCGGCAGAACGCCGACGTCGGCATCGGCGAACGCGTCACCATCCGGAAGGCCGAGGCGACGAAGGCGGACAAGTTGGTGCTCGCCCCGCCGGAGGAGGCGAGCGTCCAGTTCGGCTCCGACGCCGCTGGTATGGTCAAGCGGCAGATCCTCAAGCGACCGGTGGTCGAACGCGACATCGTCCCCGTGATGTCGAGTACGAACCACCCGTTCATGCGGTCGCCGGGGCAGGCCATCCCGCTGATCGCCGTCGAGACCGACCCCGACGGCGTCTGCCTGATCACCGAAGACACCGAGGTCGAACTCCGCGAGGAGCCGATCTCCGGGTTCGAGAAGACCGGCGGCGGCATCACCTACGAGGACATCGGCGGCCTCCAAAACGAGATCCAGCGCGTTCGGGAGATGGTCGAACTCCCGATGAAACACCCGCAGATCTTCAAGAAACTCGGGATCGAACCGCCCCAGGGGGTGCTCCTGCACGGGCCGCCCGGGACGGGCAAAACCCTACTCGCGAAGGCGGTCGCCAACGAGACGTCGGCGAGTTTCTTCTCCATCGCCGGTCCCGAGATCATCTCCAAGTACTACGGCGAGTCCGAACAGCAGTTGCGCGAGATCTTCGAGGACGCCAAAGACGAGTCGCCGTCGATCATCTTCATCGACGAACTCGACTCCATCGCGCCCAAACGCGAGGACGTGACCGGCGAGGTCGAACGACGAGTCGTCGCCCAACTGCTGACGATGATGGACGGCCTCGAGACGCGGGGACAGGTCATCGTCATCGCGGCGACCAACCGGGTCGACTCCGTCGACCCCGCCCTGCGGCGGCCGGGCCGGTTCGACCGTGAGATCGAGATCGGGGTCCCCGACGAGGCGGGCCGCAAGGAGATTCTCCAGATCCACACCCGCGGGATGCCCCTCTCCGACGACGTGAGCCTCGATCACCTCGCCGACGAGACCCACGGGTTCGTCGGTGCGGACATCGAGAGCCTCACCAAGGAGGCCGCGATGAAGGCGCTCCGGCGCTACTTGCCGGAGATCGACCTCGACGAGGAGGACATCCCGCCGAGTCTCATCGACCGCATGATCGTCAAGCGCCAGGACTTCGGCGGCGCACTCAACGAGGTCGAACCCTCCGCGATGCGGGAAGTGTTGGTCGAGCTCCCGAAGATCACGTGGGACGACGTCGGGGGACTAGAGGACCCCAAACAGAACGTCAAGGAGGCCGTCGAGTGGCCGCTCTCCTCCCCGGAGAAGTTCGACCGCATGGGGATCGACCCGCCGAAGGGCGTCCTGCTGTACGGGCCGCCGGGAACGGGGAAGACCCTGATGGCGAAGGCCGTCGCCAACGAGACCAACGCCAACTTCATCTCCGTCCGTGGTCCCCAACTCCTCTCGAAGTGGGTCGGCGAATCGGAGAAGGCGATCCGGCAGACCTTCCGCAAGGCCCGGCAGGTTGCGCCGACGGTCATCTTCTTCGACGAACTCGACTCCCTCGCACCGTCGCGGGGCAACGAGGTCGGCAACAACGTCTCCGAACGGGTCGTCAACCAACTCCTGACCGAACTTGACGGGCTCGAAGAGATGGGCAACGTGATGGTCATCGGCGCGACCAACCGGCCCGACATGATCGATCCCGCTCTCCTGCGTTCGGGACGGTTCGATCGGCTGGTGTTCATCGGCGAACCGGAGATGGAGGGCCGCGAGCAGATCCTGAAGATACACACGGGTGACTCGCCGCTCGCGCCCGACGTGAGTCTGCGCGAGGTCGCGGAGATCACCGACGGCTACGTCGGTTCCGACTTGGAGAGTATCGCCCGCGAGGCCGCGATGGTCGCCCTGCGCGAGGACGACGACGCCGAACACGTGGAGATGCGTCACTTCCGCCAGGCCATGGAGAACGTCCGTCCCACGATCACCGACGAGATCATGGACTACTACGAGCGGATCGAAGAGCAGTTCAAGGGTGGTGGCGGCGGCGAGGGCCTCGCCGGACGCGGTAGCGGCGGCCGGATCGGGTTCCAGTAG
- a CDS encoding DUF7563 family protein codes for MPECQNCGAFVTRDYARVFTPNSVEDPRVCPRCEDVVRDGATVRDARSPRNT; via the coding sequence ATGCCAGAGTGTCAGAACTGTGGGGCGTTCGTCACGCGCGATTACGCCAGGGTGTTTACGCCCAACAGCGTCGAGGACCCACGGGTCTGTCCCCGCTGTGAAGACGTCGTACGGGACGGGGCGACCGTTCGGGACGCCCGGTCCCCCCGAAACACCTGA
- a CDS encoding CBS domain-containing protein, which yields MELPTPQDLRERRTSLELTQSALAEMAGVSQPLIARIEGGDVDPRLSTLRRIVAALDEAEGGVVRAEDLMNEVLASVEPDDSVSDAERRMEEAAFSQLPVLQGGLPVGSISYSDIRHEGENVGQKAVAEIMSEQFPTVSREDSVDKISNLLDYYKAVIVTESGEAVGIITEADIAAELS from the coding sequence ATGGAACTACCGACGCCGCAGGATCTCCGGGAGCGGCGAACGTCGCTGGAGTTGACACAGAGTGCTCTCGCGGAGATGGCCGGAGTCTCTCAGCCGCTGATCGCACGGATCGAGGGTGGCGACGTCGACCCCCGGCTGTCGACGCTGCGTCGCATCGTCGCCGCCCTCGACGAGGCCGAGGGAGGTGTCGTGCGTGCGGAGGACCTGATGAACGAGGTGTTGGCGAGTGTCGAACCCGACGACTCTGTCTCCGACGCCGAGCGACGGATGGAGGAGGCGGCCTTCTCGCAGTTGCCGGTGTTGCAGGGCGGGCTTCCGGTCGGCTCCATCAGTTACAGCGACATCCGTCACGAGGGCGAGAACGTGGGGCAGAAGGCGGTCGCCGAGATCATGAGCGAGCAGTTCCCGACCGTCTCGCGAGAGGACTCGGTGGATAAGATCAGCAACCTGCTGGACTACTACAAGGCCGTCATCGTCACCGAGAGCGGCGAGGCGGTCGGCATCATCACCGAGGCCGACATCGCGGCCGAACTCTCCTGA